The genomic stretch NNNNNNNNNNNNNNNNNNNNNNNNNNNNNNNNNNNNNNNNNNNNNNNNNNNNNNNNNNNNNNNNNNNNNNNNNNNNNNNNNNNNNNNNNNNTAGTACAGGTAAGTTCCACGCGATAGGCGTACAGCTTTCCACAGAAAAGGAAGTGTTTCTTCTTGACCTGAACTACCTGACTATCAGTTCAATAAGAGAAGAGCGGGACGCGTTCCTGAGGCGCAGGTATGCGAGGATATCGAGAGCATCCGACGCGAAACGTATCTGTGTGGTTTTCGACACAAAGATAGGCCAGTACAGGAGAAAACTGGCGGAAACCGTGGTGAAACAGGCCGTTGAGATGGGGAAGGAGGCGGTACTTCTCAGTGCCAATGACATGAGGCCGTCCGATTATGAGAACATGAAATGTGATGCGGTGGTATTCACGGGATGTCCGAGAGTTCCCATCGATGACGCTGACAGGTTTTCCATGCCGATTCTCACCCCTCCGGAATTCCAGTCTCTCCTTGGGATCAAGAGAACGAGAGGCTACGTGATGGATGAGATCGTTGCCGTGGACGATCCTCCGTGAAAAGAGGTTTACCGATCAGGTAAGTTTCTGCCGCCTCGACAATCTCGACATCCATTTTTGTGTATCTGGCATAGGAACCCTTGAGCACCACCGGTCTGTATGACATGTCCCTGCCCACCATGGTCCCTTCCTTGCCGTTCTCTGTCACCATAACCTTCATTACCCTTCCAATCTGGGAATGAAGCTTTTCCCTCGTGATTTCCCGGTGCATGTCAGTGTATGCCTTTGTCCATCTCTTCACAAGATTTGACGCCGGTACCTTAGATCCATAATCCCTGGTATATGGCCTGGGGGAAAACC from Thermoplasmataceae archaeon encodes the following:
- a CDS encoding diphthamide synthesis protein, with product STGKFHAIGVQLSTEKEVFLLDLNYLTISSIREERDAFLRRRYARISRASDAKRICVVFDTKIGQYRRKLAETVVKQAVEMGKEAVLLSANDMRPSDYENMKCDAVVFTGCPRVPIDDADRFSMPILTPPEFQSLLGIKRTRGYVMDEIVAVDDPP